In the Streptomyces sp. f51 genome, one interval contains:
- a CDS encoding helix-turn-helix transcriptional regulator, protein MYAERASRLPGAVLWSRTATAPAPAGSAGESVRDAVLPDGCMDLLWTEGRLLVAGPDTRPHVPDEVHGGWAGVRFHPGTASVRLGVPAYELRDRRVELTDLWPAAEVRRLTARIDAADDPVDALEEVALRTAAEAPPPDPLLLDVVAALDAGRPVAETADRLGLGARQLHRRSLAAFGYGPKTLARILRLQRALALARSGVPFAETALRAGFADQAHLARDVRELTGATLGELVGGR, encoded by the coding sequence ATGTACGCGGAACGGGCGTCCCGGCTGCCGGGCGCGGTGCTCTGGAGCCGGACGGCGACCGCTCCCGCACCGGCCGGGTCCGCGGGGGAGAGCGTCCGCGACGCCGTGCTGCCCGACGGCTGCATGGACCTGCTGTGGACCGAGGGCCGGCTGCTCGTCGCCGGTCCCGACACCCGGCCCCACGTCCCGGACGAGGTGCACGGCGGCTGGGCGGGCGTCCGCTTCCACCCCGGCACCGCGTCCGTCCGGCTGGGCGTACCGGCGTACGAACTGCGCGACCGGCGGGTGGAGTTGACCGACCTGTGGCCGGCCGCCGAGGTGCGTCGCCTCACCGCGAGGATCGACGCGGCCGACGATCCCGTGGACGCGCTCGAAGAGGTCGCGCTGCGCACGGCGGCCGAGGCCCCGCCCCCCGACCCGCTGCTCCTCGACGTGGTCGCCGCCCTGGACGCGGGCCGCCCGGTCGCCGAGACCGCCGACCGACTCGGCCTGGGAGCACGCCAGTTGCACCGCCGCTCGCTCGCCGCCTTCGGCTACGGACCCAAGACCCTGGCACGGATCCTGCGGCTTCAGCGGGCACTCGCCCTCGCCCGGAGCGGCGTGCCCTTCGCCGAGACCGCGCTGCGCGCCGGGTTCGCCGACCAGGCCCATCTGGCCCGCGACGTGCGGGAGTTGACGGGGGCGACGCTCGGGGAACTCGTCGGTGGCCGGTGA
- a CDS encoding VOC family protein: MTPRFDVIGLAVSDMAASVAFYGRLGLVFPEGAPDEPHVEAELPGGLRLALDTEATIRSFHSGWRPPSGGGRASLAFRCESPAEVDSVYEELVGAGHHGELKPWDAFWGMRYAVVHDPDGNGVDLFAPLPAEPDASR; this comes from the coding sequence ATGACTCCACGATTCGATGTGATCGGGCTGGCCGTCTCCGACATGGCCGCCTCCGTCGCCTTCTACGGCCGTCTCGGGCTCGTCTTCCCCGAGGGCGCGCCGGACGAGCCGCACGTCGAGGCCGAACTGCCCGGCGGGCTGCGCCTCGCGCTGGACACCGAAGCCACCATCCGGTCGTTCCACAGCGGGTGGCGGCCCCCGAGCGGCGGCGGCCGGGCCTCGCTGGCCTTCCGCTGCGAGAGCCCCGCCGAGGTCGACTCCGTCTACGAGGAGCTCGTCGGCGCGGGCCACCACGGTGAACTCAAGCCCTGGGACGCCTTCTGGGGCATGCGGTACGCCGTCGTGCACGACCCGGACGGCAACGGCGTCGACCTGTTCGCCCCGCTGCCCGCGGAACCGGACGCCTCGCGCTAG
- a CDS encoding ThuA domain-containing protein, with product MVFRVLVYTRTTGYRHDSIPAAVGAVRALGREHGFEADATEDPAAFEAPLDPYAAVVFLSTSGEVLTPPGRDRLAAHVEDGGGFIGVHAAACTEYDWPHYGELLGARFDRHPDLQPGRVLVEDRGHPATRLLPPVWEFTDEWYDFRSNPRDTDGVRVLARADETSYRGGGMGADHPLVWCREQGAGRVFYTALGHTAEAYEDPHFRRHLLGGILWAARDPSATAADRDR from the coding sequence ATGGTCTTCCGCGTTCTCGTGTACACCCGTACGACCGGCTACCGGCACGACTCCATCCCGGCCGCGGTCGGTGCCGTGCGCGCCCTCGGGCGCGAGCACGGTTTCGAGGCCGACGCCACCGAGGATCCCGCGGCCTTCGAGGCCCCCCTCGACCCGTACGCGGCCGTCGTCTTCCTGTCGACGAGCGGCGAGGTGCTGACCCCGCCGGGCCGCGACCGGCTCGCCGCCCACGTCGAGGACGGCGGCGGCTTCATCGGGGTGCACGCCGCCGCCTGCACCGAATACGACTGGCCCCACTACGGCGAACTGCTCGGCGCCCGCTTCGACCGGCACCCGGACCTCCAGCCGGGCCGGGTCCTCGTCGAGGACCGCGGACACCCCGCGACCCGGCTCCTGCCGCCGGTCTGGGAGTTCACGGACGAATGGTACGACTTCCGCTCCAACCCGCGCGACACGGACGGTGTGCGGGTGCTCGCCCGCGCCGACGAAACCTCCTACCGGGGCGGGGGCATGGGCGCCGACCATCCCCTGGTGTGGTGCCGGGAACAGGGAGCGGGCCGGGTCTTCTACACGGCGCTCGGCCATACCGCCGAGGCGTACGAGGACCCCCACTTCCGCCGGCATCTGCTCGGCGGGATCCTCTGGGCGGCCCGGGACCCCTCCGCGACGGCTGCGGACCGGGACCGCTGA
- the mmuM gene encoding homocysteine S-methyltransferase has translation MVSDNALTLAAALSSGTVVLDGGMSNQLEAAGHDLGDSLWSARLLADRPEAVVEAHLAYYEAGADVAITSSYQATFEGFARRGIPRERVAELLGLSVEAAREAARRAHAKGAVRPLWVAASVGPYGAMLADGSEYRGRYGLSVAELERFHAPRLEVLAAAAPDVLALETVPDADEARALLRGIRGLGIPAWLSYSVAGDRTRAGQPLEESFALAAEADEVVAVGVNCCAPEDVEAAVATAARVTGKPVVVYPNSGEAWDAEARSWTGSSTFTAAQVGGWERAGARLIGGCCRVGPEAISGIASALKAA, from the coding sequence ATGGTCAGTGACAACGCCCTCACCCTCGCCGCCGCGCTGTCCTCCGGCACCGTCGTGCTCGACGGAGGCATGTCCAACCAGCTCGAAGCGGCCGGACACGACCTCGGCGACTCCCTGTGGTCGGCGCGGCTGCTCGCGGACCGGCCCGAGGCCGTGGTCGAGGCGCATCTCGCCTACTACGAGGCGGGCGCGGACGTGGCGATCACCTCCAGCTACCAGGCGACCTTCGAAGGCTTCGCCCGGCGCGGCATCCCGCGCGAACGCGTCGCCGAACTGCTCGGCCTCAGCGTCGAGGCCGCCCGCGAGGCGGCCCGGCGCGCGCACGCGAAGGGGGCCGTGCGGCCCCTGTGGGTGGCCGCGTCGGTGGGCCCGTACGGGGCGATGCTCGCGGACGGCTCCGAGTACCGGGGACGGTACGGGCTGAGCGTCGCGGAACTGGAGCGGTTCCACGCGCCGCGCCTCGAGGTGCTGGCCGCCGCCGCGCCCGACGTGCTGGCCCTGGAGACGGTCCCGGACGCCGACGAGGCGCGGGCGCTGCTCCGGGGGATACGCGGGCTCGGGATACCGGCGTGGCTGTCGTACAGCGTCGCCGGTGACCGTACGCGGGCCGGGCAGCCGCTGGAGGAGTCCTTCGCCCTGGCCGCCGAGGCGGACGAGGTCGTCGCGGTGGGGGTCAACTGCTGCGCCCCCGAGGACGTCGAAGCGGCCGTCGCCACGGCCGCCCGGGTGACCGGCAAGCCGGTCGTGGTCTACCCGAACAGCGGCGAGGCCTGGGACGCGGAGGCCCGGTCCTGGACCGGCAGCTCCACCTTCACCGCCGCCCAGGTCGGCGGGTGGGAAAGGGCCGGAGCCCGGCTGATCGGCGGCTGCTGCCGGGTGGGCCCGGAGGCGATATCGGGAATCGCGTCGGCGCTGAAAGCCGCCTGA
- a CDS encoding Hsp70 family protein, whose translation MRKAALLVVNQHYADGCFEELPGAAADAEHLAAVLGDPAVGEFEVTVVENGTALEIRKAIQSFFARAGSQDLLLLHLSCHGRKDPRGRLHFIASDTEEAYLDATAVSSLFVADQLEQSFCRRAVVLLDCCYSGAFTKGLRTRGAAPGVDVREPFSGLGRIVITSSTALQYSHENELTSREKAEPSVFTAAVVEGLRDGAADLDGDGYVSAEELYAFVHEHVRSRLPGQTPTRSVNNAEGTLYLTRNPGFRPAAAPAGPARSDTLRVPVPSTAPSPRPGAPRETDGSRILGIDFGTTRSAVAVFVDGGVRVVPNRHGELTTPSVVAFAEDGTLLVGKAAEEPASRVPGGGIHRVRPELGTGWTHRQGVNRHSAEEVASWILADLRRSAEAHLGETVTRAILTVPAHFTPVQRAALADAADLAGIETVGMLDEPAAAALSYGFGRAEENIMVFDLGGSTLDVSVLGIGDGVVETLATGGDSRLGGSDWDGRVVDHLVRELALHQGVRLTDRTALRRVAEAAEAARIELSRATATDIVLPHIAVSPSGPVHLEATLTRARLEGLTKDLLERCAETVRRVLESARGIEGVEEIGHFVLVGGATRMPAIAALVEGTAGGREPVRAVVPEGVVIGAALQGAVLTGQLREDLLPDVFTTVQDGRSDARITTDRGDCRSRSAGRSPSRWTARGAEPPIG comes from the coding sequence ATGCGTAAAGCGGCACTCCTCGTGGTCAACCAGCACTACGCGGACGGGTGTTTCGAGGAACTGCCGGGAGCCGCGGCGGACGCCGAGCACCTCGCCGCCGTGCTCGGCGACCCGGCCGTCGGGGAGTTCGAGGTCACCGTCGTCGAGAACGGCACGGCACTGGAGATCCGCAAGGCGATCCAGTCCTTCTTCGCCCGGGCCGGAAGCCAGGACCTGCTCCTGCTCCACCTGTCCTGCCACGGGCGCAAGGACCCGCGCGGCCGGCTGCACTTCATCGCCTCCGACACCGAGGAGGCATATCTGGACGCGACCGCCGTGTCCTCCCTGTTCGTCGCGGACCAGCTGGAGCAGAGTTTCTGCCGCCGGGCGGTCGTCCTGCTGGACTGCTGCTACAGCGGGGCATTCACGAAGGGGCTCAGGACCCGCGGGGCCGCGCCCGGCGTCGACGTGAGGGAGCCCTTCTCCGGGCTGGGCCGGATCGTCATCACCTCCTCCACCGCCCTCCAGTACAGCCACGAGAACGAACTGACCAGCAGGGAAAAGGCGGAGCCGTCCGTCTTCACCGCCGCCGTCGTGGAGGGGCTGCGGGACGGCGCGGCCGACCTGGACGGGGACGGGTACGTGTCGGCCGAGGAGCTGTACGCCTTCGTCCACGAGCACGTACGAAGCCGGCTGCCGGGCCAGACACCGACCCGCAGCGTCAACAACGCCGAGGGCACGCTCTATCTGACGCGCAACCCCGGCTTCCGCCCCGCCGCCGCGCCCGCGGGCCCGGCACGTTCCGACACCCTCCGCGTGCCAGTCCCCAGCACGGCGCCCTCGCCGCGTCCCGGCGCCCCGCGCGAGACGGACGGATCGAGGATCCTCGGCATCGATTTCGGGACGACCCGTTCCGCGGTGGCCGTCTTCGTCGACGGCGGGGTACGGGTCGTCCCGAACCGGCACGGCGAGCTCACGACCCCCAGCGTCGTGGCGTTCGCCGAGGACGGGACGCTGCTGGTGGGCAAGGCCGCCGAGGAGCCGGCCTCCCGCGTTCCCGGCGGCGGCATCCACCGGGTCAGACCGGAACTGGGCACGGGATGGACCCACCGGCAGGGGGTGAACCGCCACTCCGCCGAGGAGGTCGCCTCCTGGATCCTCGCCGACCTGCGCCGGAGCGCGGAAGCCCACCTCGGTGAGACGGTGACCCGGGCGATCCTCACCGTGCCCGCCCACTTCACCCCCGTCCAGCGCGCGGCACTCGCGGACGCGGCGGACCTCGCGGGCATCGAGACGGTCGGGATGCTCGACGAACCGGCCGCGGCGGCGCTTTCGTACGGCTTCGGCCGGGCCGAGGAGAACATCATGGTGTTCGACCTGGGTGGGAGCACCCTGGACGTCTCCGTGCTCGGCATCGGCGACGGGGTCGTCGAGACGCTGGCCACCGGCGGCGACAGCCGGCTCGGCGGAAGCGACTGGGACGGCCGTGTCGTCGATCACCTCGTCCGTGAGCTCGCCCTCCATCAGGGAGTCCGGCTCACCGACCGGACCGCCCTCCGGCGGGTGGCCGAGGCGGCGGAGGCCGCGAGGATCGAGCTGTCACGGGCCACGGCCACCGACATCGTGCTGCCGCACATCGCGGTCTCCCCGTCAGGACCGGTGCACCTGGAAGCCACGCTGACACGCGCTCGGCTGGAGGGGCTGACGAAGGATCTGCTGGAGCGCTGCGCGGAGACGGTGCGTCGGGTCCTGGAGAGCGCCCGGGGCATCGAGGGGGTCGAGGAGATCGGCCACTTCGTCCTGGTCGGCGGTGCCACCCGGATGCCGGCGATCGCCGCGCTCGTCGAGGGGACGGCGGGCGGCCGTGAACCGGTCCGGGCCGTCGTCCCCGAGGGAGTGGTCATCGGTGCCGCGCTCCAGGGCGCCGTGCTGACCGGCCAGTTGCGCGAGGACCTGCTCCCGGACGTGTTCACCACGGTCCAGGACGGGCGGTCCGATGCCCGGATCACGACGGACCGAGGTGACTGCCGTTCTCGTTCCGCGGGACGGTCGCCCAGCAGATGGACGGCGCGTGGCGCGGAACCTCCGATCGGCTAG
- a CDS encoding DUF2264 domain-containing protein, whose amino-acid sequence MPVEPAEDRSLSPYTGRTRAHWEAAADSLLAAVAPYATDDQALYHFPGQHTSSAGRLSDGLEGYARTLLLAGFRRDEKVLDRYARGLDAGPMGVWPRIEDRSQPLVEAASIALALRLTRPLLWDRLDDAVRQRTAAWLGDALTAEPWPCNWELFPVTVGGFLQEAGYEPEASRAAVERGLERIEQWYLGDGWYTDGHGRKFDYYNGWAMHLYPVLHAWLAGDAPLLDLYAGRLEAHLGDYARLFGGDGAPMLQGRSLTYRFAATAPLWLGALTGRTPLSPGETRRLASGALSHFLDRGALDGDGLLTLGWHGPDETFLQHYSGPASPYWASKAFVALLLPPEHEVWTATEEPGPAERADAVTPVGPPNWLLQSTRSDGLVRLHNHGSEDVRYDPFYTRLAYSTVTRPAPSYDNSVIVGGDASRTGIVPLGVGEGWAASRHAVSEGVAAVSLVVARGAVEVRAHLVSGADPGTAVRVTGWAGRGEARSELLPAHGLSQPGPDSGADAGLTGVTGEAPSLFVALVRLTADPDPLPLGDLVSVRVTTPEGATPGTHHLTVTWTGGGTAGFRFDGAGGIVPLDGGGPSAVPYSSG is encoded by the coding sequence ATGCCCGTCGAGCCCGCCGAGGACAGGTCCCTGAGCCCGTACACCGGCCGCACCCGCGCCCACTGGGAGGCGGCCGCGGACTCCCTGCTCGCCGCCGTCGCCCCGTACGCCACGGACGACCAGGCCCTGTACCACTTCCCCGGACAGCACACGAGCAGCGCCGGCCGGCTCTCCGACGGCCTGGAGGGCTACGCCCGCACCCTGCTGCTGGCCGGCTTCCGCCGGGACGAGAAGGTCCTGGACCGGTACGCGCGGGGGCTGGACGCCGGGCCCATGGGCGTCTGGCCCCGGATCGAGGACCGCAGCCAGCCCCTCGTCGAGGCCGCCTCGATCGCGCTCGCGCTGCGGCTCACGCGCCCACTGCTGTGGGACCGACTGGACGACGCCGTGCGGCAGCGGACCGCCGCATGGCTCGGCGACGCGCTGACCGCCGAACCCTGGCCCTGCAACTGGGAGTTGTTCCCGGTGACGGTCGGCGGCTTCCTCCAGGAGGCCGGGTACGAGCCCGAGGCGTCGCGCGCCGCGGTCGAGCGGGGACTGGAGCGCATCGAACAGTGGTATCTCGGCGACGGCTGGTACACCGACGGCCACGGGCGCAAGTTCGACTACTACAACGGCTGGGCGATGCACCTCTATCCGGTGCTGCACGCGTGGCTGGCCGGCGACGCCCCGCTCCTCGACCTGTACGCCGGCCGGCTCGAGGCTCATCTCGGCGACTACGCCCGCCTGTTCGGCGGCGACGGCGCGCCGATGCTCCAGGGCCGCTCGCTCACCTACCGTTTCGCGGCCACCGCCCCACTGTGGCTCGGCGCGCTCACCGGCCGTACCCCGCTGTCCCCGGGCGAGACCCGCCGCCTCGCCTCCGGCGCTCTGAGCCACTTCCTCGACCGGGGCGCCCTGGACGGGGACGGCCTGCTCACCCTCGGCTGGCACGGCCCCGACGAGACGTTCCTCCAGCACTATTCGGGCCCCGCCTCGCCGTACTGGGCGAGCAAGGCATTCGTCGCCCTGCTGCTGCCCCCGGAGCACGAGGTCTGGACGGCGACGGAGGAACCGGGCCCGGCGGAGCGCGCCGACGCCGTCACTCCGGTCGGCCCGCCCAACTGGCTGCTCCAGTCGACGCGTTCGGACGGTCTGGTCCGCCTCCACAACCACGGCAGCGAGGACGTCCGCTACGACCCCTTCTACACGCGGCTCGCCTACTCGACGGTGACGCGGCCCGCGCCCTCGTACGACAACAGTGTGATCGTCGGCGGCGACGCGAGCCGTACGGGGATCGTGCCCCTGGGCGTCGGGGAGGGCTGGGCGGCCTCCCGGCACGCCGTCTCGGAGGGAGTCGCGGCCGTCTCCCTCGTGGTGGCGCGGGGTGCCGTCGAGGTGCGGGCCCATCTGGTGTCGGGCGCGGACCCGGGCACGGCGGTACGGGTCACGGGCTGGGCGGGGCGCGGCGAGGCGCGGTCCGAACTCCTGCCCGCGCACGGCCTGTCGCAGCCGGGACCGGACTCGGGGGCGGACGCGGGACTCACGGGCGTCACCGGGGAGGCGCCTTCCCTGTTCGTGGCCCTCGTCCGCCTCACCGCCGACCCGGACCCCCTCCCGCTCGGTGACCTGGTGTCGGTGCGGGTGACGACTCCCGAGGGCGCGACGCCCGGGACCCACCACCTGACGGTGACCTGGACGGGCGGGGGCACGGCGGGCTTCCGGTTCGACGGCGCCGGTGGGATCGTCCCCCTGGACGGCGGCGGCCCCTCGGCCGTTCCCTACAGTTCGGGGTGA
- a CDS encoding rhomboid family intramembrane serine protease translates to MGGSDEGRGLLGRIGGRGRTGDPGGPGGPGGTGRFGASAGGGPVDAERMIAEARKAFFVMFGFVAIVWLVHLANFADHYALSRDYGVVSGDVTTLPDIVTAPFLHWSWAHIESNSGPLFVFGFLAAYRGVARFLGLSLLVAVTSGLVVWFFERGDVDTVGASGLIFGYFGYVVVRGIFDRHLIDTLIGVVMAASFAYMLTVAVPGTPGVSWLGHLGGLIGGLAGAWIFRDRLPAALPPTGPGALTRPQDPAAPRADLHKELGDLGLL, encoded by the coding sequence ATGGGCGGTTCGGACGAGGGCCGGGGTCTGCTGGGCCGTATCGGCGGCAGAGGCCGCACGGGCGATCCCGGCGGTCCCGGCGGTCCCGGCGGTACGGGCCGCTTCGGCGCTTCGGCGGGAGGCGGCCCGGTCGACGCGGAGCGGATGATCGCGGAGGCGCGGAAGGCGTTCTTCGTGATGTTCGGCTTCGTCGCGATCGTCTGGCTGGTGCACCTGGCCAACTTCGCCGACCACTACGCCCTCTCCCGGGACTACGGGGTGGTGTCCGGCGATGTCACCACCCTGCCCGACATCGTCACCGCGCCCTTCCTGCACTGGAGTTGGGCCCACATCGAGAGCAACTCCGGCCCGCTGTTCGTCTTCGGGTTCCTCGCCGCCTACCGGGGAGTGGCCCGCTTCCTTGGCCTGAGCCTGCTGGTGGCGGTGACCAGCGGACTGGTCGTGTGGTTCTTCGAGCGGGGTGATGTGGACACCGTCGGCGCCAGCGGCCTGATCTTCGGCTACTTCGGCTATGTCGTGGTCCGCGGGATCTTCGACCGGCATCTGATCGACACCCTGATCGGTGTCGTCATGGCGGCGTCCTTCGCCTACATGCTCACCGTCGCGGTTCCCGGGACGCCCGGGGTGAGCTGGCTCGGCCACCTCGGCGGCCTGATCGGCGGCCTGGCGGGCGCCTGGATCTTCCGCGACCGCCTCCCGGCCGCCCTCCCGCCCACCGGCCCCGGCGCCCTCACCCGCCCCCAGGACCCCGCCGCCCCGCGCGCGGACCTGCACAAGGAACTGGGCGATCTGGGGCTGCTCTGA
- a CDS encoding WHG domain-containing protein, translating to MARAGLTTERVVRAAADLADEIGFENVTVAALARRFGVKDASLYAHVRNLRELRERVALLAAGEMIDRIATAVAGRAGKDALVAFADAYRAYALERPGRYRATHTQPDPALVAERPEYRRTAEVTTEVTYGMLRAYGLSEPELTDAVRLLRSTFHGYCALEAIGGFGAARSVETSWGHALDALHVALENWPRAGTGRPG from the coding sequence ATGGCTCGTGCCGGGCTCACGACCGAGAGGGTCGTGCGGGCGGCGGCCGATCTCGCGGACGAGATCGGCTTCGAGAACGTCACCGTGGCCGCGCTGGCCCGCCGGTTCGGCGTGAAGGACGCGAGCCTGTACGCACACGTGAGGAACCTGCGGGAACTGCGCGAGCGCGTCGCGCTGCTCGCGGCCGGCGAGATGATCGACAGGATCGCCACCGCGGTGGCCGGGCGGGCGGGCAAGGACGCGCTCGTCGCCTTCGCCGACGCCTATCGCGCGTACGCGCTGGAGCGGCCCGGCCGCTACCGGGCCACCCACACCCAGCCGGACCCGGCCCTGGTCGCGGAGCGGCCGGAGTACCGCCGCACCGCCGAGGTCACCACCGAGGTCACCTACGGCATGCTCCGCGCCTACGGGCTGTCCGAGCCCGAACTGACCGACGCCGTACGCCTGTTGCGCAGCACGTTCCACGGCTACTGCGCCCTGGAGGCCATCGGCGGGTTCGGTGCCGCACGCTCCGTGGAGACGTCGTGGGGACACGCGCTGGACGCGCTGCACGTGGCCCTGGAGAACTGGCCGCGCGCCGGGACCGGCCGGCCCGGCTGA
- a CDS encoding PHP domain-containing protein produces MGHTHGHEHGHHHHHEHGHEGADTTLPAAFDTAVPDEALTPEQRSRRSLLRRAGLLGAGLAAGSVLAQGAATPAYASTGGRRKNGYLWLAGDHHIHTQYSSDGKYRVGDQVRQGAAHGLDWMVITDHGSDAHARIGVDKVNPDIREARDTYEDTLVFQGLEWNIPAAEHGTVFVHPGRNEVAVLKQFETDYDGSVKGATDSTPANEALAVAGLTFLSEQVRSRRVKDVLMLANHPARKGLDSPHEIRAWRDATPASHQIAVGFEGAPGHQAGGIEKTYGMGVARGLYDNSPSANSFAGYPPESYRTWGGFDWMTATVGGLWDSLLAEGRPWWITANSDSHQVYTDTAVRGGPDSDFNLNGRHTDPVYGGKIDTTQGDYWPGQYSRTHVGSDGFSYAAVMDGIRAGRIWVDHGGLLSGLDARVAGGGRWATLGGALHVRKGTRVTLTVDLGLAGGANWAGFVPKLARVDVVQGDVTGPVSDRDTLSAPTARVAKSYEVNKSSGTVRLTYDLGAVDRPVYVRLRGTDGNRSAVGLRGAAVDPAGPAVDVLGDADPWKDLWFYSNPVWVLPS; encoded by the coding sequence ATGGGGCACACGCACGGACACGAGCACGGGCACCACCATCACCACGAGCACGGTCACGAGGGCGCGGACACCACGCTGCCCGCCGCCTTCGACACCGCGGTGCCCGACGAGGCCCTCACCCCCGAGCAGCGCTCGCGCCGCTCGCTGCTGCGCCGCGCGGGACTGCTCGGCGCCGGACTCGCCGCCGGAAGCGTCCTCGCGCAGGGGGCCGCCACCCCCGCGTACGCCTCCACGGGCGGCCGGAGAAAGAACGGCTACCTCTGGCTGGCCGGAGACCACCACATCCACACCCAGTACAGCAGCGACGGCAAGTACCGGGTCGGCGACCAGGTCCGGCAGGGCGCGGCGCACGGCCTGGACTGGATGGTCATCACCGACCACGGCAGCGACGCCCACGCCAGGATCGGCGTGGACAAGGTCAACCCGGACATCCGGGAGGCCCGGGACACCTACGAGGACACCCTCGTCTTCCAGGGCCTCGAATGGAACATCCCGGCCGCCGAGCACGGCACGGTCTTCGTCCACCCCGGCCGCAACGAGGTCGCCGTCCTCAAGCAGTTCGAGACCGACTACGACGGCAGCGTCAAGGGCGCCACCGACTCGACGCCCGCCAACGAGGCGCTCGCCGTCGCCGGCCTCACCTTCCTCTCGGAGCAGGTCCGCAGCCGTCGCGTCAAGGACGTCCTGATGCTGGCCAACCACCCCGCCCGCAAGGGCCTCGACTCCCCGCACGAGATCCGCGCCTGGCGCGACGCGACCCCCGCCTCCCACCAGATCGCCGTCGGTTTCGAGGGCGCCCCCGGCCACCAGGCCGGCGGCATCGAGAAGACGTACGGCATGGGCGTCGCGCGCGGTCTGTACGACAACAGCCCGAGCGCCAACTCCTTCGCCGGCTACCCGCCGGAGAGCTACCGCACCTGGGGCGGCTTCGACTGGATGACCGCCACCGTCGGCGGTCTGTGGGACAGCCTGCTCGCCGAGGGCCGGCCCTGGTGGATCACCGCCAACTCCGACTCCCACCAGGTGTACACGGACACCGCGGTGCGCGGCGGACCGGACAGCGACTTCAACCTCAACGGCCGGCACACCGACCCGGTCTACGGGGGCAAGATCGACACCACCCAGGGCGACTACTGGCCCGGCCAGTACAGCCGTACGCACGTCGGTTCCGACGGCTTCTCCTACGCCGCCGTGATGGACGGCATCCGCGCCGGCCGGATCTGGGTCGACCACGGCGGGCTTCTCAGCGGTCTCGACGCGCGGGTCGCGGGCGGCGGCCGCTGGGCCACCCTCGGCGGCGCGCTGCACGTACGCAAGGGCACCCGGGTCACGCTGACCGTGGACCTCGGACTGGCCGGCGGTGCCAACTGGGCCGGATTCGTGCCCAAGCTGGCCCGTGTCGACGTCGTCCAGGGCGATGTGACGGGCCCGGTCTCCGACCGGGACACGCTCTCCGCCCCCACCGCGCGGGTCGCCAAGTCCTACGAGGTGAACAAGTCCTCCGGCACGGTCCGTCTCACCTACGACCTCGGCGCCGTCGACCGCCCGGTGTACGTCCGGCTCCGCGGCACCGACGGCAACCGGTCCGCGGTGGGACTCAGGGGCGCTGCGGTCGACCCGGCGGGCCCCGCCGTGGACGTCCTCGGCGACGCCGACCCGTGGAAGGACCTGTGGTTCTACTCCAACCCGGTGTGGGTCCTGCCCTCGTGA